The Geothrix sp. DNA segment CCTGCTGGACAAGGGCGACATCTACAAGGCCACCTACAAGGGCCTCTACTCCGTCAGCGACGAGGCCTACGTTACCGAGACCCAGGCCAAGGAGCTGCAGGCCCAGGGCTTGGCCCACCAGCTGGTGGAACTGGAGGAGGAGACCTACTTCTTCCGGCTCAGCGCCTATCAGGACCGTCTCCTGAAGCTCTACGAGGAGCGGCCCGACTTCGTGCAGCCGGACTTCCGCTTCAACGAGGTGAAGCGCTTCGTGGAGGGCGGCCTCCAGGACCTCTCCATCAGCCGCACCAGCATCAGCTGGGGCATCCCGGTGCCGGGCGACGAGAAACACGTCATCTACGTCTGGTTCGATGCCCTGCTGAACTACCTGACGGGCTGCCCCGCCAACAGCTGGCCGCCCGATCTGCAGATCGTCGGCAAGGACATCCTCCGCTTCCACGCCGTCTACTGGCCCGCCTTCCTCATGGCCGCGGGCATGTTCCAGCCCACGACCATCCTGGCCCACGGCTGGTGGCTCATGGGCGAGGACAAGATGTCCAAGAGCAAGGGCAACGTGGTGCGCCCGGACACGCTGCTGCGCTTCGGCAACGACGCCCTGCGCTTCTACTTCATGCGCGACATGCAGGTGGGTCACGACCGGGGCTTCAGCTACGAGGGCTTCATGGACCGGCTCAACGCCGACCTGGCCAACGGCCTGGGCAACCTGGCCTCCCGCACGCTGAGCATGATTCAGCGCTACCGGGATGGCATCGTCCCCACCCCTGTCGTGATGGACGCATTGGATCAGGAGATGGCCACGCAGCTGCTGGCGGTCTTCCCCGAGTACCTCGAAAAGGCCCGGGCCAATGACTTCCACGCAGCCCTGAACGCACTCTGGACCTACCTGCGGACTTTGGATGGCTACATCGTCAAGGCCGAGCCGTGGAAGCTGGCCAAGGACCCGGCCAACGATCCCAAGCTGGATGCCGTGCTGGCGAACCTCTACCGGGCCTTGCGCGCGACCGCCCTGCTGGTGGCGCCGGTGATGCCGGAGATCGCGCAGACCCTCTGGGAATCTCTGGGGCACAGCACCAGGGTGGCTGAGACCACCTTCCACGGCTTCGCCCTGGACGGCCCGGCCATCGGTCCCATCGGCGATCCGAAACCCCTGTTCCAGCGCATCGACAAGGAGAAGGAATTGAGCGAATTGGAAGCCACCGCAGCACCTGCCGCTGACGCCAAGCCCACCCTGGATGTGCCGGAGATCCGCGAAGTCGTGGATGCCGACACCTTCTTCAAGGTGGATCTGCGCGTCGGAAAGATCCTCGAGGCCGAGCGCGTCCCCAAGAGCGACAAGCTCATCAAGATGAAGGTCGACATCGGCCTGGAGCAGCGCACCATCGTGGGCGGCATCGGCAAGGCCTACGAACCGGCGGATCTGCTTGAAAAGCTGGTGGTCGTGGTAGCCAACCTGGCGCCCCGGAAGCTCATGGGCATCGAAAGCCACGGCATGCTGCTGGCCGCCAGCGACAACGCCAGCAAGCCCTACCTGGTGGCGCCTCCAAACGACGCCCAGCCCGGGTTCCTGGTGAAGTGAAGCGTCCCGTCTTCGCCTTCGAGGCAGAACTTCTCACCGATGCGCCCTTCGACCACATCGCCGGGCGGCTCCGACGCGAAGGACCGCAGGCCTTCAAGAGTCTCGGCGCGTTGAGCGCCTGGGCCATACCGGAAGACGACTCCGGGCGGTTGGTGTGCCGCTGGGAGCGGATGATTGGGGGCGCAGAAGAGTCCGGTTCACTCACCCTCGCCCCGGACGCCAAAGGCGCCCACCTGCGCCTGGAGGGCCGCATGAGGGGCTGGCCCGCCTTCCTGCTCTTCGGGTTGCTGCGCTGGCGGACGGACCGGCTGCTGGATCGCTTCGTGGAGGAGCTGTGACGGCCGTGCTCTGGATGAAGTCGAGTTGTACCACCTGCCGCAACGCCAAGGCGAAACTGGCGGAGCTGGGCATCGCAGTCGAGATCCGCGACTACTTCAAGCAGCCCCTGGAGGCTGCAGAGCTGGACCGCCTGCTGCCGGCCGACCCCAGTCCCATGCTGGGCACCAAGAGCCCCAGGTACAAGGAACTCGGCCTGAAGGACCGCAAGCTCAGCAAAGCCGAGGCCATCAGCCTGATGGTCGCCGACAACAACCTGCTCAAGCGGCCCATCCTGGTGCACCCCAAGGGTGTGATCATTGGATTCGATGCGGGTGCCTATGCCACCCTGGTCTCCTGAAGGAGGTCCCATGCGCTTCTACAGCTGGAATGTAAACGGCTTCCGCTCAGTCCTGAAGAAGGGCTTCATGGATTGGCTGGAGGAGACGGAGCCGGATGCACTCTCGCTCCAGGAGATCCGCTCCGAGTGGGAAGAGGTGGACCTCGGCGTGCGCCGGCAGCTGGAGAGCGCCTACGACGTGTGCTGGTTCCCCGCCACCAGCAAGAAGGGCTACGCGGGGTCGGCCACGCTCACGAAGAAGGACCTGGGCTTCAAGCACACCAAGGGATTGGGCATCGAGGGCTACGACGCCGAAGGGCGCATGATCGTCTCCCGGAAGGACAAGCTGGTCTTCATCGCGGGCTATTTCCCGAACGCCTCGCAGGGACTGGTGCGGCTGCCCTTCAAGCGCCAGTTCGCCAAGGATCTCGCGGCCATCGTGGCGAAGCATCACAAGGCGGGGGATCAGGTGATCCTCACCGGCGACATGAACGTGGCCCCGGAGGAGATCGATCTGGCCCGGCCCAAGGACAACACCAAGAACCCGGGCTTCACGCCGGAGGAACGCGAGGACTTCAAGCTCTACCTGGGCGCCGGTCTGGCGGACGTGCTGCGGGAGCGGAACCCGACCACACCCGGCCTCTACACCTGGTGGACGGCCCGCGGCGGGGCGCGGGAGCGGAACGTGGGCTGGAGGATCGACCTCTTCCTGGCCAGCCGCGACCTGATGAAGCAGGTGAAGGACGTCCGCATCCATGCCGATGTGCTGGGTTCGGATCACTGCCCCATCAGCCTCGAACTGGCATGAGAAAGGGCCCCGGTCGGGGCCCTTTCCCGGAGCGTCATCCGCCTACTTGATGTTCTTGAGGGAGGGATCCTTCAGCATGTCCTTGGCGGTGGCGGCGTTCTTCCCGTTGGGAGCCAGTTCCACGTACTTCTGCAGGTTGTGCTTGGTGCCTTTGAGGTTGTTCTCGCCGAACTCGACCATGGCCAGGAGGAAGTGCGCCTCGGCATACTTCGGGTCGACTTCGAGGGCCTTGGTCAGGTGGGCCTTGGCCTCCTTGGTCTTCCCCGCATTGAAGGCCTCCACGCCCTTGTTGTAGATCAGGTCCGGGTTCGGCCCCTGGAGGGTCTCGAGCAGGGTGGTGTACTTCTGCTCGGCAGCCTTGTCGGCCTTGGCCTTGCTGGTCTCGATGAGGCCGAGGATCACTCGCTCGTCCTTGGGATTGCGCTCCAGCGCCTTCAGGAGGTAGGGCTCAGCCTCCTCCTTCTTGGAACCGGCCTGGGCGATGCAGATGCCCAGCACGCGTTCGATCTTGAGGAGTTCGGGGGCGAGGTCGGCCTTGGCCTGATCGTCCTTCAACTTGTCCTTGGCTTCCGTGAGCGTCTTGAACGCCTTGTCGACCAGTGGGAGGGCTTCCTCGTACTTCCCCTCGTTGTAGAGCGGAATGGCCGAGTTGAAGGCATCTCGGCCTGCGATATCCAGAGACGCACCAGGATCCTCGGAGCTGGCCTGCTGGCCTCCAGCCGTGAGGGCCTGTGTTCTGGCCTCCGCAGGCGTCAGGAGGGTGATGTTCTTGACGATGACATCTGCGAGCGGAATCTTCACAGGCGATTCCGTGTAGGTGACATAGCCTTCAGCCGTGACCGTCATGGTGAAGTCCTTGGGTTCCAGGCCCACCTGCAGGAAGTTGCCATTCTTGTCCGGAATGAGGTCCTTGCTCCAGTTGCGGTCGACCCGCTTGAGGTTGACCTTGGAACCGGGGATGGGCTTGCCCTCCTTGTTGAGGACCTTTCCGGAAATCCGGCCGGTCTGTTCTGCGTGGACCGATAGGCAAATGGCGGGGAGCATAAGCGCGAGAGCGAGGCGTCGCATGGGTCTTCCTCCAACCCCATCATCGTTCCACAGGGCTGCGTTTATACCGAGTGCTTTTCGTCAAAAATAGCCCTCACCAGAGACGATAGGCCCGGGAAGGGGCGCGAATCCGGGCCGGATGCAGGAAAATTCGGGCTGTGGTAGGCTTCCCCGCAGACAAGTCCTGAAAGTGTTCGAGGTAGCCCATGACTCCAGCGGTGCCGGAAGCCTCCTTGACGGCCCTGATGCACCTTCTGACCGAACAGGCTCTGCTGTCGATGGGCGTTCCACATCCGATGGTGAAGGAGGCCCCTCCTGCGAACCCTGCGGTGGCAAGGTTCTACGTCGACCTTCTCAGCGTGCTGAAGGAGAAGACGGAGGGATCGCGGTCGGAAGCTGAAACCGCCCAGCTGGAGGAAATCCTCTACCAGCTGCGCATGCGCGTGATGGATCTCAAACCTGCGGCGGACACGCCCGCGGCCCCGAAGTCATGAGCGGCAGGAGGATCAGCATGGGATTCTTGCAGGCCTTCCGGACGGCTCTCCTGTTGGCCACCATGGTCGCGTCTCTCGCTGCGGCGCCTTCGGTTCCGGCGGCCCGACCCGTGCCGCTGGCCCCCCCCCTGGCATCTTCCGTGAACGACCCGGTGCCGGCCATCGCGCTCAGCCACCGGGCACGGCATCTGATGGCCGCCCTCGCCAAGGGCGATGCGGAGGCTGTCCGTGCGGCGCAGCTGGAAGTCGAGGCCCTCCGCCGGACCTACTCCACGCTGGATGTGGCCCCCCTGGTCGAGGCCATGGCCCTCTGGGCCCGCAAACAGGGCATGGATGGAAACGTGGCCCTGGGGCTGGAGGGACTGCAAGCCGTCGAGCGCTGGGCCCCGGAACACCCGACCCTGCTGGGTACGCGCATCACCCTCATGAGGCAGCAGGGGATCCAGGGCTGGCTCTGGAGTTTCCCCGACCTCCTGAGGCTGACCCGGCATCGCATGGAACACCCAGCCCATCGTTGGCTCTGGATGGTCCAGCACCTCGGCATGCTCCGTCTCGCCGCGACCCTGCTCCTCTGGGGCTGGGCCCTGACCATGGGCCTCCGGTACCGCAACGTCCTCCGGCACCTGTGGGAGGAACCTCTCAAGCGCCGGGGCGTTTCCCCGATCCTAGCCGCCCTCCTGGGGGCCCTGATCCTGACCGCGCCCGTCATCCTGGGCCTGGACCCGATGGTGGCGGCCATCCTCTGGCTCTTCCTGCTCGCCCCCTTCCTGCTCGCCGCCGAGGTGAAGGTGACGGCCTTCATCCTGGTGCTGCAGCTGGTCCATCCGGCCCTGGCCGCCCTCGAACCCTGGGCCGCCCGGGAACCCCAGCCCAGCCTCATGACGCTGCAACTGCAGCCCCAGGTCCAGCCGATCTCCCCATCGACCCTCCGGCTGCTTCCGCCCTCCGACCAGGCCTTCCTGGCCGGCTGGAGCCAGCTGCAGAACCAGGACTGGAAAGCTGCAGAGACCACCTTCCAGGGCTTGGTAGGTCGGCACCCCGACCAGGCCGCCGTACTCAACAACCTCGGTGTGGCCAAGTGCCAGTCGGGCGATGGGCCCGGCGCCGACAAGGCCTTCGAGATGGCGCTCCTGGCCGGGCCGAAGATGGAGGTCCTGCTGAACCAGAGCATCCTCGCCTTCAACCGGTTGGATACCGCCCAGGGGGCCTCCAAGCGGGATGATGCCCAGGCGGCCGCACCTGAGGCCTACGCGCTTCTGATCGCGCTGAACGACGCGCAGAAGGAAGTCCGGACCTATCCGATCCCCCTTCCGGACACGCCGGAGCGGGTGCAGGCCCTGGCGGAAGCCGCCGGGGGAAGCCGGGGGGTCGAGGCCTTCCGCCTCACGGAACGAGCCTTCCTGTTCGCCCTGCTGCTGCCCATCCTCGGCCTCATCGCCTTCCTCGCGCGAGTCAGGGCCAGCGTCCGCATGGCGCATCCGACCCAGTGCGTCCGCTGCGGCGAGCCGTTCCACACCACGGACAGCCCTGATACCGAGGTCTGCCAGAAATGCCACCACCTCTTCGTCCTGCGGGACGGCCTCCACGCGGAGAACCGCCGGAAGAAGCTCGACGAGGTGGCGGGCCACCAGCAGGCCACGCGCTGGATGCACAAGTCGCTCATCGTCCTGCTGCCCGGTTGCGACCTCTCCTTCCTGGGAGAGACCCGCGAAGGGCTGGTCGAGTTCCTGCCCTTCTGCCTGGCGGTGGGGATGGTTCTCGCCACAGGCCGCTCGGTGCGCTATCCCGGTGAGATCCTGGCGGATCCCACCTCCACCTGGCTGGCCGTGGGTGCCGCCCTCGTGGCCCTCTACTACGTCCGCTCCTGGCTGAAGCTCGTCTTGAGGAGGGTCTGACATGGCGCTGGAAGGATCCCTCCGGGACTTCGACCTCTTCTCCCTGTTCAACATGATCAAGATCCAGGGGAAGAACGGCACCCTGGTGCTCTCTCAGGGCCAGGAGTTCGTCAAAGTCTTCTTCGAGAACGGCGAGATCGTGGGTTGCGATTCGAACCAGGTCCGCATGGAAGACCGGCTCGGCACCATGCTGGTCCGCCTTGGGCGCCTGACGGGTGAGGAACTCCTGGGCATGGTCCAGGTCCAGCGTCAGACCCTCAAGCGCATGGGAACCCTCCTGCTGGAAAGCGGCAAGGTCACGCCTTCGGATCTGCAGGACGCCCTGTTCAACCAGGCCACGTCGATCCTCCATCGCACCTTCCGGTGGGTGGAGGGCGACTACCGCTTCGATTCCATGCTGCCGCCGGACCTCGACCGCGACCATTTCGTCCCGATCCCGGTGGACACCGTGCTGATGGAGGCGGCCCGGATCCAGGACGAGTGGCCGGAGGTGGAGCGGCGCCTGCCCGGCATGGACGTGCCACTTGGCAAGTCTCCGCGCGCCCAGTCCCTCCACCTCGACATCGACCGGGACGTGTCGTCCGTTCTGGACGGCAAGGGGCAGATGCAGCACGGAACCTCCGGGCTCACCCATGAGCAGGAGATGGTGCTCTCGTATTTCGACCATGCCCAGGCCATCAAGGATGTGGTCCAGGTCAGCCGCTACGAGGAACTGGATACTTGCAAGGCCATCGCCGACCTCATCGAAGCCGGATTGCTGGAACCCATCACCGGCGACGCCCCGAAGGTGGTGCGCCCCTGGGTGGTGGATGGCCATCCCGATCTGGTGCCCGGGGAATGGGAGGCCAGCCGCTTCCTCTGGCCCATCGTGGCCCTGGCGTTCGTGGTGCCTCTCGCCCTGTATGTTCCCCACCATCGCGGTTCCATGAACATGGGACTCGCCAGCCTCCAGCCCGTGGACGTGCGGGTGGTGCCCGAGGGGCCGACGCGGCTCCGGCAGGCCTGGGCCCTGCGGTTGGCCTCGCCGAAGGACGGTGGTGTCATGCTGGCCAAGGCCCTGGGACGCCCCCTGGATGGAATGAACCCCGTCCCGGACCTCTCGAAATTCCCGGATCCCATGGCCCAGCCGGTCGCGCCGCCTCCGGAACCTGCCCCCACCCCCAAGAAGTAAGGATTTCCGATGTTCGTGCACCAGCGCCAGGGTTCCCTGGAGGTGATCTGCGGTCCCATGTTCTCCGGCAAGTCCGAGGAACTCATCCGGCGCATCAAGCGGGCCATCATCGGCAAGCAGAAGGTCCAGGTCTTCAAGCCGGCCCTGGACGACCGCTACGATGCCTCCGCCATCGCGAGCCACAGCCAGCGCAAGCACGAGGCCATCCCGGTGAAGGACACCGTGGAACTGGCCCGCCTTCTCGATCCCGAGGCGCAGGTGGTGGCTCTGGACGAGGTGCAGTTCATGGACGAGGGGCTCATCCCCATCATCGAGGACCTGGCCAACCGCGGCGTGCGCGTCATTGCCGGGGGGCTCGACCAGGACTCGAACGGCGAACCCTTCGGCATCATGCCGCTGCTGCTGGCAAAGGCGGAGTATGTCACCAAGCTGCAGGCCATCTGCATGGTCTGCGGAGCCCTTGCCGGCCGCACCCAGCGCATGGTGCACACCGGCGGCCAGGTGCTGGTGGGTGCCGCGGAAGCCTACGAGGCCCGCTGCCGCCACTGCCACGAAGTGCCCCACGCCACCGGGGACCGGCTGCTCGAGGATCTTACCCAGAGGTCGTGATTTTCCAGATCGTCAAGCTGATCGCCGACATGACAGGCATCCTCCCCGTGGAACGGGATGGGCCCCTGGCCTGGCTTTGACGCAGCGGTAGACTGGCTCCGGCGCGCTGCTGCAGCGCTGTTTCCACCCATCCATCGCCCGAGGCTTCAGGGCACACCAGGAGGTCCCCATGGCTGGCGCCTACGCCACCTTCACCCACATCACCGACTACATGGGCTTCGAGGGCCTGCTCACCGACGAGGAGCGGATGATCCGCGAGTCGGCCCGCAAGTTCATCAACGCTGAAGTCCTGCCCATCATCGAGCAGCACGCCCAGGCCCAGACCTTCCCCAAGCACCTCATCCCCATGATGGGTGAGTTGGGCTTCTACGGTCCCTCGCTGCCGGAGGAATACGGCTGCATGGGTGTCTCCAACGTGGCCTATGGCCTCCTGATGTACGAGCTGGAGCGCGGTGACTCTGGCCTGCGCTCCTTCGCTTCGGTGCAGGGCAGCCTGGTCATGTGGCCCATCTACGCCTACGGCAGCGAGGAGCAGCGGAAGCACTGGCTGCCCAAGTTGGCGACTGGCGAGAAGGTCGGCTGCTTTGGCCTCACCGAGCCCGACTTCGGCTCAAACCCTGGCGGCATGCTCACCAAGGCCGTGCGCGAGCCCGGCGGCAAGTGGCGCATCAACGGCACCAAGATGTGGATCACCAATGGGACCGTCGCCGACGTGGCCGTGGTCTGGGCCCAGACTGAGGATGGCATCCGCGGCTTCCTGGTCGAGAAGGGCACTCCCGGCTTCAGCGCCCCCGAGATGAAGGGCAAGTGGAGCCTGCGGGCCAGCACCACGTCGGAGCTCGTCCTCGAGGACGTGATCGTGGACGAGGCCAAGTCCCTGCTGCCCAACGTGAAGGGCCTTAAGGGCCCCCTGGGCTGCCTCACCCAGGCCCGCTACGGCATCGCCTGGGGCGCCCTGGGCGCCGCGGACGCCTGCTACCAGTGCGCGCTCGATTACGCGAAGAGCCGCATCCAGTTCGACAAGCCCATCGCCAGCTACCAGCTGCAGCAGGAAAAGCTGGCCTGGATGGTCACCGAGCTCACCAAGGGACAGCTGCTGGTCCACCAGCTGGGCCGCCTCAAGGACGCCAAGACCTACACCACCGCCCAGGTCTCCATGGCGAAGATGAACAACGTGAACGTGTCTCTCGAGATCTGCCGCAAGGCCCGCACCATCCTCGGCGCCAACGGCATCCTGGACGAGTACCCCATCATGCGCCACATGGCCAACCTCGAAAGCGTCTACACCTACGAGGGCACGCACGACATGCACACCCTCATCATCGGCCAGGAGGTCACGGGGATTCCGGCTTACCGCTAAAGGTTTGTTCTGACGCAGAAAAGCGGGCCATCCGGCCCGCTTTTCTGCGCAAGGGTGGAGACGGTTTAGTCAATTCGCCTTCTCCGTTCGCACCACCAGCACGTCGCAGGGCGCCAGGCGCACCACCCGGGCGGCGGTGCTGCCGAAGAGCAGGCGCTCCAGGGTGGAGTGGCCCACCTGGGCCACCACCAGCAGGGTCTTCGGATCGGCCTCGGAGACCAGCTCCTCCGCCGGGCCACCCCATTTCACGATGACGGAGGCCCCGGGGAAGGGCTTGACCCAGCCCTCCAGCTGCTCCCGGGCGTGGTCCTCCATGGTGTGCAGCCAGGCGGGGTCGGGCAGGGCGATCTGGGCCTCAGGCAGCATGGGCGCCGGGGGCTGAAGGACGTGCATGGCCACCAGGGGCACGCCGCACTGGGCGGCCCAGCTGCCGGCCCGCTCCAGGGCCTGCTTCGAGGCCTCGGAGAAATCCACCCCCACCAGCACCCGCGTGATCATGGCGACCTCCCGTCGGACACCCCAAAGATAAGTCATGGGTCTTCAATGAACCTGGATTTTTTCAACCCGGGGCTTGAAATACGAGTTGCAACACCTATACTGGAATCCGGGAGGCACCATGATCACGCTTCGACCCGCCGAATCCCGGGGCCACATCGATTTCGGATGGCTGGACACACACCACACCTTCTCTTTTGGCGACTACTTTGACCCCGAGCACACCCAGTTCCGGGCCCTGCGGGTCCTGAACGAGGACCGTGTCCAGCCCGGCAGGGGCTTCGGCACCCACAGCCACCGGGACATGGAGATCCTGACCTGGGTGCTCTCCGGGGCCCTGGAACACCGGGACAGCCTGGGCACCCACGGCGTCATCCGGCCCGGTGAAGCCCAGGTCATGAGCGCGGGCACCGGCATCCGCCACAGCGAGTTCAATGCCTCGGCCGCGGAGCCGGTCCACTTCCTCCAGATCTGGATCCTGCCGGAGCGGCAGGGCCTGGCGCCCCGCTATGACCAGGTGGCCTTCCAGGAAGCGGATCTGCGCAACCACCTGCACTTGATCGCCAGTCCCGATGGCGCCGATGGCTCCGTCCGGCTGTTCCAGGACGTGAAGGTCTTCGCCGCCCGCCTGGATGCGGGGCGCGAGATCGAGGCCACGATCCCACCAGGTCGGGCGGGCTTCCTCCAAGTGGCCGCCGGGTCCGTCACGCTCCAGGGGCGGACCCTGAACGCCGGGGACGCCGCGCGCATCGAAGGTGAGCCCTCTCTTGCCGTGGTGGCCGGAGTGCCCGCCGAGATCCTGTTCTTCGACCTTGCCTGAGGAGCCATCCATGAGCCCCAAACCCGTTGCCTCCCTTGTGACCGGACTGCCCACGCAGGACGGGAACCGCGTGCCCCTGGTCCGTCTGGTGCCCGGCCGGGGCCAGCATGGCACCGAGGCTTTCCGCGCCATGGACCCCTTCCTGCTCATGGACCACTTCGGACCCATGGTGCTGCCGCCGGGCACGGATGCGGGCTTCCCGCCCCACCCCCACCGGGGCTTCCAGACCCTCACCTACCTGATCCAGGGCGCGTTCAAACACCGGGACAGCACAGGCGGCTCCGGCCTGCTGCGGCCCGGTGGCGCCCAGCTCATGAATGCGGGCGCAGGCATCGTCCACGAGGAGATGCCGGTGCCTGAGCACCTGGAGACGGGCGGGCCCATCGAGGGCGTCCAGCTCTGGATCAACCTGCCGAAGGCGGACAAATGGAGCCAGCCCGGCTACACGGACCTGCAGCCCGAGAGCATGCCCTGGACGGTCCTTCCGGGCGGCCGCATCCGCGTGTTGGCGGGCTCTTGGGCCGGCGTCACCGGCCCGGCCCGCACTCCCGCCCGGATCGCCTACGCGCACCTGGAGCTGGCGGCTGGCGGGCGCTTCCAGCAGACCATTCCGGAAGGCTGGACGGCGGCCGTGGTGCCCCTGCACGGTTCGGTCCGCCTAGAAGGCACTGAGGTGCCTGCGGACACCGTGGCCCTGCTGGGGAACGGCGAATCCCTGGCGCTGGAGGCCCTCACGCCCGTGAGCCTCATGCTGCTGGCGGGCGAGCCGCTCCGCGAGCCCATCGCCCACTACGGCCCCTTCGTGATGAACACCCGGGAGGAACTTGAGCAGGCGGTCCTGGACTACCAGCAGGGACGCATGGGCCACCTGGACTGAACTTCA contains these protein-coding regions:
- a CDS encoding pirin family protein is translated as MSPKPVASLVTGLPTQDGNRVPLVRLVPGRGQHGTEAFRAMDPFLLMDHFGPMVLPPGTDAGFPPHPHRGFQTLTYLIQGAFKHRDSTGGSGLLRPGGAQLMNAGAGIVHEEMPVPEHLETGGPIEGVQLWINLPKADKWSQPGYTDLQPESMPWTVLPGGRIRVLAGSWAGVTGPARTPARIAYAHLELAAGGRFQQTIPEGWTAAVVPLHGSVRLEGTEVPADTVALLGNGESLALEALTPVSLMLLAGEPLREPIAHYGPFVMNTREELEQAVLDYQQGRMGHLD